A DNA window from Roseovarius sp. Pro17 contains the following coding sequences:
- a CDS encoding HNH endonuclease, with protein MTKLVLLHKADSIYEDEPDAKYDFPKSYLKAIREAVGDWAIYYEPVKAGPRGYFAVAKIMSVIPKPGVEGRYLALIEPGSYLPFDREVPRLSDGRPMERALMQADGTPKKGGAQQLAVRRLPEEDFARIVDLGLPQELEQIEAARYGTVAAGFDEAATPFHRPVLERLTRRPYRDVAFRRKVRDAYDYRCALSGLRLRNGGGRPEVQAAHIRPVESHGSDSVRNGLALSGTLHWMFDRGLISVAEDRTILISRNKVPSDVTDRLIVPDGKLCLPSDQRDWPHPENLRWHRENVFGHVVTTDPVPWA; from the coding sequence ATGACCAAACTTGTTTTGCTGCACAAGGCCGACTCGATCTACGAGGACGAGCCGGATGCAAAATATGACTTTCCCAAAAGCTACCTGAAAGCGATCCGCGAGGCGGTCGGCGATTGGGCGATCTATTATGAGCCGGTCAAGGCCGGCCCGCGCGGCTATTTCGCCGTCGCCAAGATCATGTCTGTTATTCCCAAACCAGGGGTAGAGGGCCGGTATCTAGCTCTGATTGAGCCGGGCAGCTACCTGCCGTTTGACCGGGAGGTGCCGCGTCTGAGCGACGGTCGCCCGATGGAACGCGCTTTGATGCAAGCCGATGGGACGCCGAAAAAGGGCGGTGCGCAGCAGTTGGCCGTCCGGCGTCTGCCCGAGGAGGATTTTGCGAGAATTGTCGATCTTGGTCTGCCGCAAGAGCTGGAACAGATTGAGGCCGCCCGTTACGGCACTGTCGCCGCCGGATTCGACGAAGCAGCTACCCCGTTCCATCGCCCGGTGTTGGAGCGTTTGACGCGCCGCCCCTACCGCGATGTTGCGTTTCGCCGCAAGGTCCGCGACGCCTACGACTATCGCTGCGCTCTGTCTGGTCTGCGTCTACGCAATGGCGGCGGTCGCCCCGAAGTGCAGGCGGCGCATATCCGCCCTGTGGAAAGCCACGGCAGTGATTCCGTTCGTAACGGTCTGGCGCTCTCGGGTACACTTCACTGGATGTTTGATCGCGGGTTGATCTCGGTGGCTGAGGACCGCACGATACTGATTTCGCGCAATAAGGTGCCATCCGACGTGACGGACCGTCTGATCGTACCGGATGGCAAGCTGTGCCTGCCAAGCGATCAACGCGATTGGCCGCACCCGGAAAATCTGCGCTGGCACCGCGAGAATGTGTTCGGCCATGTCGTCACGACCGACCCCGTGCCGTGGGCGTAA